From one Amycolatopsis sp. FDAARGOS 1241 genomic stretch:
- a CDS encoding type 1 glutamine amidotransferase, with product MTRLLIIQPDAGDPLGPLGDWLTEAGAELDVRLPPARELPADLDGYAGVICLGGGMGALDDEHHPWLADVRKLLGQAAGKQLPTLGICLGAQLLAAATGGQVAVGEDGPEVGPSLVSKKDAAWTDPLFADLPLMQDVIQFHNDVVKRLPPGAELLASAPLYQNQAYRLRRCVYGVQFHIETTPDLVRRWAEDEPDMAELIRPGALAPEKLISVHEDIAETWRPFAHRFVRLAAGELATAPENQHTLPLA from the coding sequence GTGACACGTCTGCTGATCATCCAACCCGACGCCGGCGACCCCCTCGGCCCGCTCGGTGACTGGCTGACCGAAGCCGGCGCCGAGCTCGACGTGCGGTTGCCGCCCGCGCGGGAACTGCCGGCGGACCTCGACGGCTACGCGGGCGTCATCTGCCTCGGCGGCGGCATGGGCGCGCTCGACGACGAGCACCACCCGTGGCTCGCCGACGTTCGCAAACTCCTCGGCCAGGCCGCCGGAAAGCAACTGCCGACGCTCGGCATCTGCCTCGGCGCCCAGCTACTCGCGGCGGCCACCGGCGGTCAGGTCGCGGTCGGCGAGGACGGGCCCGAGGTCGGGCCCTCACTCGTCTCCAAGAAGGACGCCGCCTGGACCGACCCGCTGTTCGCCGACCTGCCGCTGATGCAGGACGTGATCCAGTTCCACAACGACGTCGTCAAACGCCTTCCGCCCGGCGCCGAGCTGCTCGCATCTGCGCCGCTGTACCAGAACCAGGCGTACCGGCTGCGCCGCTGCGTCTACGGTGTCCAGTTCCACATCGAGACGACCCCCGACCTCGTGCGCCGCTGGGCCGAGGACGAGCCCGACATGGCGGAGCTCATCCGTCCGGGGGCGCTGGCGCCGGAGAAGTTGATCTCAGTGCACGAGGACATCGCCGAGACCTGGCGGCCGTTCGCTCACCGGTTCGTCCGATTGGCGGCCGGGGAGCTGGCAACTGCGCCGGAAAATCAACACACGTTGCCGCTCGCTTAA
- a CDS encoding rhodanese-like domain-containing protein, with translation MTPRILQFSTPTSAEAVTYFGRELGFEVDPVDLAQDLAEGRTDGYVLVECRGAEAYECARIPGAINLPYCEVTEDTARELDRNLVYVCYCESIHCNAATQGALRLSALGFTAKRLSGGITTWQASGYPVETITPVRTLEA, from the coding sequence ATGACACCTCGCATCCTCCAGTTCTCCACTCCCACCTCTGCTGAAGCCGTCACGTACTTCGGGCGCGAGCTCGGCTTCGAAGTCGATCCCGTCGATCTCGCGCAGGACCTCGCCGAGGGCCGCACCGACGGGTACGTGCTCGTGGAGTGCCGCGGCGCCGAAGCCTACGAATGCGCGCGGATCCCCGGCGCGATCAACCTGCCGTACTGCGAAGTCACCGAGGACACCGCCCGCGAACTCGACCGGAACCTCGTCTACGTCTGCTACTGCGAAAGCATTCACTGCAACGCCGCCACCCAGGGCGCGCTCCGCCTGTCCGCCCTCGGCTTCACGGCGAAGCGCCTCTCCGGCGGCATCACCACCTGGCAGGCGAGCGGCTACCCCGTCGAGACCATCACACCGGTCCGTACCCTGGAGGCGTGA
- a CDS encoding Lrp/AsnC family transcriptional regulator: protein MDVLHDRSGNFAGDLDATDWHLLELLQADGRLTYSELGRRVSLSAPAVTERVRRLEQRGIITGYSAQVDATKLGLPIEAVVRVRVRSLDEPRFRSTVLPLPEVTSADHITGDERWLLRVRCRTTGELETFVERAQRYGETTTALVFSSPVVRRPITPPH, encoded by the coding sequence GTGGACGTCTTGCATGACCGCTCCGGGAACTTCGCGGGAGACCTGGACGCCACCGACTGGCACTTGCTCGAACTCCTCCAGGCCGACGGGCGCCTCACCTACTCCGAACTAGGCCGCCGCGTGTCCCTCTCCGCTCCGGCCGTGACGGAACGCGTGCGCCGCCTTGAGCAACGCGGCATCATCACGGGCTACTCGGCACAGGTCGACGCGACAAAACTGGGCCTGCCGATCGAAGCGGTGGTCCGCGTCCGGGTTCGCAGCCTCGACGAACCGCGCTTCCGCTCGACCGTCCTGCCGCTGCCCGAGGTCACCTCCGCCGACCACATCACGGGCGACGAGCGCTGGCTCCTGCGCGTGCGCTGCCGCACCACGGGCGAGCTCGAGACGTTCGTCGAGCGGGCCCAGCGCTACGGCGAGACGACGACCGCGCTGGTCTTCTCGTCCCCCGTGGTGCGCCGGCCGATCACCCCACCACACTGA